From one Phorcysia thermohydrogeniphila genomic stretch:
- a CDS encoding methyl-accepting chemotaxis protein: protein MRSGPDKRVVDKLSRALSDIERGTLSISRAADVIERLVKQVEETFVRNSAIIGRDVDTLNSISENLQSFVKEFKPITEEMAKLSSEYNELLKSLERIRKYLENIENIASHTELIAINASIEAARAGESGKNFAVVANEIRHMAKDTFRFINGIKELDREIDPKLKSLRDSVMAMERIRGRMDQLVQDINRVIAISEELRAINEVQSEIVEEVKGLSGISVAIKRINGIFSKTKKELVEGFKRLMNLRY, encoded by the coding sequence ATGCGGAGTGGACCTGATAAAAGAGTAGTTGATAAGTTATCCAGAGCTCTCTCCGATATTGAGAGAGGAACCCTTTCCATAAGTAGAGCAGCAGATGTAATAGAAAGGCTCGTCAAACAGGTGGAAGAAACGTTCGTTAGGAACAGTGCCATAATCGGAAGAGATGTTGATACCCTTAATTCTATTTCGGAAAACCTCCAGAGTTTCGTCAAAGAGTTCAAACCCATAACGGAGGAAATGGCTAAACTATCTTCTGAATACAACGAGCTCTTAAAGAGCCTTGAGCGCATTAGGAAGTACCTTGAAAACATTGAGAACATAGCAAGCCACACAGAACTCATTGCTATAAACGCTTCAATTGAAGCTGCAAGAGCAGGCGAAAGTGGAAAAAACTTTGCCGTTGTTGCCAATGAAATCAGACATATGGCAAAGGACACCTTTCGCTTTATAAACGGAATAAAAGAGCTTGATAGAGAAATTGATCCAAAGCTCAAGAGCCTCCGTGATAGCGTCATGGCGATGGAAAGGATAAGGGGGAGGATGGATCAGCTCGTTCAGGACATAAACAGGGTAATAGCAATTTCAGAAGAGCTCAGGGCCATAAATGAAGTCCAATCAGAGATAGTTGAAGAAGTGAAGGGACTTTCAGGTATATCGGTAGCTATTAAAAGAATAAATGGAATCTTTAGCAAAACAAAAAAGGAGC
- a CDS encoding MBL fold metallo-hydrolase gives MEHYNLSPELNPEEDVVLYQGHDHFVVYLGTRGADRNRESVDVISYLIVDNGEALLIDPGGYHLFSYLIQKISKYVSLDAIKYIYFCHQDPDVCGSLPMWKDVCPKAKIAIGELWIRFLPHFGVEDIEKSAYPLSSEGGHMNVGKTPIEVIPAHYLHSPNHFSLYDPVSKFLFTGDIGIALGNFKYLVVKDWLSHIDHIYLPHRILMASNKALRAWLNRVRKLEIEAILPQHGAIITGENVKHFFKFLENLKCGVDLIKE, from the coding sequence ATGGAACATTACAACCTTTCGCCGGAGCTTAATCCAGAAGAAGACGTGGTTCTCTATCAGGGACATGACCACTTTGTTGTCTACCTTGGAACGAGGGGAGCAGATAGAAATAGGGAATCGGTGGATGTTATATCCTACCTCATTGTTGATAACGGAGAAGCTCTATTAATTGACCCAGGGGGATACCACCTCTTTTCTTACCTCATACAGAAGATTTCAAAGTACGTATCCCTTGATGCAATTAAGTACATCTACTTTTGCCACCAAGACCCAGACGTCTGCGGTTCTCTTCCAATGTGGAAGGATGTGTGTCCGAAAGCCAAAATAGCCATTGGAGAGCTCTGGATACGCTTCCTTCCCCACTTTGGAGTAGAGGACATAGAGAAGAGCGCGTACCCGCTTTCCTCAGAAGGCGGACACATGAACGTTGGCAAAACTCCAATAGAAGTAATCCCCGCTCACTACCTTCACTCTCCCAACCACTTTTCTCTGTATGACCCTGTTTCAAAATTTCTCTTCACAGGTGACATTGGTATAGCATTAGGGAACTTTAAGTATTTAGTAGTAAAGGACTGGCTGTCTCACATTGACCACATCTATTTACCTCACAGAATACTCATGGCAAGCAATAAAGCTTTAAGAGCTTGGCTCAATAGAGTCAGAAAACTGGAGATAGAGGCCATCCTTCCCCAGCACGGAGCAATAATCACGGGAGAAAACGTAAAGCACTTCTTTAAATTTTTGGAGAACTTAAAATGCGGAGTGGACCTGATAAAAGAGTAG
- a CDS encoding glycosyltransferase: MRQVAYNVIFILFLLGLALYLPPVYFNPQAKKYLIVAGTIAVWRYTWLTVNVLRAIFYKKVYFPRIRKKAQALPKEKLPEHAFILVTTYRIPEHISVEVYRAAIKEVINCVKNGMKATLIASVVEKAEENLVRKLWNVLQPPENATLVVVRFAGTGKRDGLAVAFRALLRKPAKLQKAIVALVDGDSILTEGTILKCAQLFALYPKLGAVTTDEDCILEEKNFTYTVYKQWYKLRFAQRDIYMSSAALSRRVQTLTGRMSVYRGVLFLDPEFTNTVQYDFIEHWRIGWLRFLTGDDKSTWYYVLKKGWEMLYVPDTLVWTHEDPPSPSFLKGATMLMVRWFGNSLRATYRAMKIPVGITTPYMWYLVRDQRVTMWTGLYGLLAAILAEIKWGGGVLLAYIWWILFTRYAVVLFYGIQRGYYYMSWPFLLYFNQIYGSLIKIYISSHLYRQKWTRQKTVLAGKETKLDRLYVVFSSHLEAFAKFLVFFVLTGFSVGFFDLEDVVNLAEALGGR, from the coding sequence TTGAGACAGGTAGCCTACAATGTAATTTTTATCCTATTCCTTCTTGGATTAGCCCTGTATCTTCCCCCGGTTTACTTTAATCCTCAGGCTAAGAAGTACCTGATAGTGGCTGGAACAATAGCTGTTTGGCGTTACACGTGGCTTACTGTAAACGTCCTCAGGGCAATTTTTTACAAGAAAGTTTACTTTCCAAGAATAAGAAAAAAGGCTCAAGCACTCCCAAAAGAAAAACTTCCAGAGCACGCTTTTATTCTTGTTACCACCTATAGGATTCCGGAACACATCTCAGTAGAGGTATACCGGGCAGCTATCAAGGAAGTTATAAACTGCGTGAAAAATGGAATGAAAGCGACTTTAATAGCTTCTGTTGTAGAAAAAGCCGAAGAGAACTTGGTCAGGAAACTTTGGAACGTTCTTCAGCCTCCTGAAAATGCCACCTTAGTAGTTGTACGGTTTGCCGGAACTGGAAAAAGGGACGGATTGGCAGTGGCATTCAGAGCTCTCCTTAGGAAACCGGCAAAACTTCAGAAGGCCATAGTAGCTCTCGTTGATGGGGATTCTATCCTAACGGAAGGAACCATCCTAAAGTGTGCCCAACTGTTCGCCCTATATCCTAAGCTCGGGGCGGTTACTACCGACGAGGACTGCATCCTTGAGGAGAAAAACTTCACCTACACGGTTTACAAGCAGTGGTACAAACTGAGGTTTGCACAGAGGGACATCTACATGTCCTCTGCTGCCCTATCAAGGAGGGTGCAAACTCTTACAGGCCGTATGTCTGTCTATAGGGGAGTTCTTTTCCTTGACCCAGAGTTTACAAACACTGTCCAGTACGACTTTATAGAGCACTGGCGTATTGGATGGCTACGCTTTTTAACGGGAGACGATAAGTCAACTTGGTACTACGTCTTAAAGAAAGGATGGGAGATGCTCTACGTCCCAGACACTCTCGTCTGGACCCACGAGGACCCTCCGTCCCCTTCCTTCCTTAAAGGGGCAACGATGCTTATGGTAAGGTGGTTTGGAAATTCCCTCAGGGCAACCTACAGAGCCATGAAGATTCCTGTAGGTATCACTACTCCTTATATGTGGTACTTGGTGAGGGACCAAAGGGTAACAATGTGGACGGGGCTCTACGGCCTACTTGCTGCTATCCTCGCAGAGATAAAATGGGGAGGGGGCGTGCTACTTGCCTATATATGGTGGATTCTCTTCACAAGGTACGCCGTTGTCCTCTTCTACGGCATACAGAGAGGTTACTACTATATGTCTTGGCCGTTTCTGCTCTACTTTAACCAGATTTACGGCTCTCTCATAAAAATTTACATTTCAAGTCACCTCTACAGACAGAAGTGGACAAGACAAAAAACAGTCCTCGCCGGTAAAGAGACAAAACTTGATAGGCTCTACGTTGTCTTTTCCTCTCACTTAGAAGCTTTTGCAAAGTTCTTGGTTTTCTTTGTCTTAACTGGTTTTTCCGTCGGTTTCTTTGACTTGGAGGACGTAGTAAACTTGGCGGAAGCCTTAGGGGGAAGGTAA
- a CDS encoding HlyD family efflux transporter periplasmic adaptor subunit: MEDAVKGGGSKVKFKAEPTRHFPRYKIPAFVEVDGKKYRLKDWSIGGCAIFDLPEEYLEKKWAVGNFVIPFDTFDAVIKDVKFEFLRKNPDGTIGCRFANLRPDQISLLQDVIEAFLEGVIVTLDGLINIIRREDLREALEAQRPQAPKRGGLEEFIRRLFILFMFLAIIGIGVLFVLKALYSRVYLVKAVSAFYDAPLKVVKTPVGGFFSFKRPVKEGDIVKKGQVLGFLKAPGRVSFVVPSSVTGKVVEVHVSDGDALEEGDPIISVLPESEKIRVVAHVLHGDVERLKLGQKVKVLRPDGKVITGRIVDIDRASPEPPSSRVVYDRLVIDVPPESCTIDDIGRVVSVEIDLTPQKLKPIFNVLP; the protein is encoded by the coding sequence ATGGAAGATGCCGTTAAGGGCGGTGGCAGCAAAGTTAAATTTAAGGCGGAGCCTACAAGGCACTTTCCGAGGTACAAAATTCCGGCTTTCGTAGAGGTGGACGGCAAGAAGTATAGGCTAAAGGACTGGTCAATAGGGGGATGTGCAATCTTTGACCTTCCGGAAGAGTACCTTGAGAAAAAGTGGGCAGTTGGAAACTTCGTGATACCTTTTGATACCTTTGATGCAGTAATCAAGGACGTTAAGTTTGAATTCTTGAGGAAAAATCCAGACGGCACTATAGGTTGTAGGTTCGCTAACTTAAGGCCCGACCAGATTTCTCTACTGCAGGACGTAATAGAGGCTTTTCTTGAAGGGGTTATCGTTACCTTAGACGGGCTCATTAACATTATCCGCAGAGAGGACCTACGAGAGGCCTTAGAAGCTCAGAGGCCTCAAGCACCTAAGAGAGGTGGTTTGGAAGAGTTTATAAGGCGCCTCTTTATTTTATTTATGTTTTTAGCGATTATAGGCATAGGAGTTCTCTTTGTATTAAAGGCCCTGTATTCTCGGGTCTACCTTGTAAAGGCGGTTTCGGCCTTTTACGATGCTCCCCTTAAAGTTGTAAAAACACCGGTTGGAGGTTTCTTCTCGTTTAAAAGACCAGTTAAAGAGGGGGATATAGTTAAAAAGGGTCAAGTCTTGGGCTTTCTAAAAGCGCCCGGAAGGGTTTCTTTTGTTGTTCCTTCTTCCGTTACAGGGAAAGTGGTTGAGGTTCACGTTAGCGACGGGGACGCCCTTGAAGAAGGAGACCCCATAATCTCTGTGCTTCCTGAAAGTGAAAAGATTAGAGTCGTTGCCCACGTTCTACACGGGGACGTTGAAAGGTTGAAACTTGGTCAGAAAGTAAAGGTCCTTAGACCAGATGGAAAGGTGATTACAGGTAGGATAGTGGATATAGACAGGGCTTCCCCAGAGCCTCCTTCTTCAAGGGTGGTTTACGATAGGCTGGTGATAGATGTTCCACCAGAAAGTTGCACGATTGACGATATTGGTAGAGTTGTTTCTGTTGAGATAGACCTTACTCCTCAGAAATTAAAACCCATATTCAACGTTCTTCCTTAA
- a CDS encoding right-handed parallel beta-helix repeat-containing protein, whose translation MDADISPELLEKFYKKKLIVPKIENPETVVPERLKVEETVPTLEELLKKYSPEKLIESVNLKGNGEKVLYVLPVEKLFFLPFEEYYLKWHKKGVKIIVLSKGKFSLEELYRKVEDPSLISKEGKNVYTLRAPLFIGNNATLVVKDSTLRLAFEPGAPIMCSGELYILNSTVLTWDTKNNRYLPIGKIDRKSYYLYGAQPPRPYIVAVMNGKLRIVSSTIKGLGYRGLFSSFGLGANRWENKKKPYLSLLNFFVSSFLKEEKENSREPAVVLVGNTIENNYMGYYSNETLGAVVLGNVFRGNYQYNFDPHDWSKGLIVGYNIFEGAHKAHGVVFSRFTEGKVFKNICAGNHGAGIMMDRLSRALIEGNLILGNGIGGISLLESDGNEILNNTVIRNNAYGIYVRNSLNALIGGNTILRNAGAGIEVSVIDISYQTYRNLYLDPYHLASSAWIEENEIRGNMRGEVKSLWGGVAVFKNRFASTDFVPFGGDLRLLASKILKSQEEEPVVVPGKGRKEWIKREIPDITPYLLRFEERALKLGNREAMLPIGFIKLNEETGSSPCEKLKGQGVEWILKRAIEGDSNALTSLGLILLTCKSREQRKEALVLLSEGALLGSAQSKYVLFLLPLLSEIDQREIERAFKEAVKRVESGFLVNCELWKEELSCCPKTVNPLLKSKLRSFRKRFHVLGAKSCYDFLSKDIKTFTKEALENKLKRVKGRIEKKNERFVRFFQWEEEQLRRATEEYEKNSTEALTFFERNREIIETWNLVLRDSAKKDFELIKPLLEQRIREINLFRTEKMKLNVEKEINHFWRKYFEGD comes from the coding sequence ATGGACGCGGATATTTCTCCGGAGCTCCTTGAAAAGTTCTACAAGAAAAAGTTAATAGTTCCCAAGATTGAGAACCCTGAAACTGTAGTTCCTGAGAGGCTAAAGGTAGAGGAAACAGTTCCTACCTTAGAGGAGCTCCTCAAAAAGTATTCCCCGGAAAAGCTCATTGAGAGCGTTAACTTAAAGGGCAACGGCGAGAAAGTACTCTACGTCCTTCCAGTAGAGAAACTTTTCTTTCTTCCCTTTGAGGAGTACTACCTAAAGTGGCACAAAAAGGGAGTAAAAATCATAGTCCTTTCTAAAGGAAAGTTCTCCTTAGAAGAGCTGTACAGAAAGGTTGAAGACCCTTCCCTCATATCAAAAGAGGGCAAAAACGTCTACACTCTTAGAGCTCCCCTCTTTATCGGCAACAATGCAACCCTCGTAGTGAAGGACTCTACCTTGAGGCTTGCCTTTGAGCCGGGAGCTCCGATAATGTGCAGCGGGGAGCTCTACATCTTAAACTCAACGGTCCTTACTTGGGACACCAAGAACAACCGTTACCTGCCAATAGGAAAGATTGATAGGAAGAGCTACTACCTCTACGGTGCTCAGCCTCCCCGCCCCTACATAGTAGCCGTTATGAACGGCAAGCTTAGGATAGTCTCCTCAACAATAAAGGGGCTCGGATACAGGGGACTCTTTTCCTCCTTCGGCCTTGGTGCAAACAGGTGGGAGAACAAGAAAAAGCCCTACCTCTCCCTTTTAAACTTTTTCGTTTCCTCTTTCCTCAAGGAGGAAAAGGAGAACAGCAGGGAACCAGCTGTAGTCTTAGTGGGAAATACGATAGAGAACAACTACATGGGCTACTACTCCAACGAAACCCTTGGAGCTGTAGTTCTTGGGAATGTTTTCAGGGGCAACTACCAGTACAACTTTGACCCCCACGACTGGTCAAAAGGGCTGATTGTTGGGTACAACATTTTTGAGGGAGCTCACAAAGCCCACGGAGTTGTATTTTCAAGGTTTACAGAGGGAAAGGTATTTAAGAACATCTGTGCCGGTAACCACGGTGCCGGCATTATGATGGACAGGCTCTCAAGAGCTCTCATAGAGGGAAACTTAATCCTCGGAAACGGAATAGGGGGAATCTCGCTCTTAGAGAGTGACGGAAATGAAATCCTCAATAACACTGTAATAAGGAACAATGCTTACGGTATATACGTGCGGAACTCCCTTAACGCCTTAATTGGGGGAAACACGATACTGAGGAACGCTGGTGCAGGGATAGAGGTTTCTGTAATAGACATATCCTACCAGACCTACCGTAACCTTTACTTAGACCCCTACCACCTTGCATCCTCTGCTTGGATAGAGGAGAACGAGATAAGGGGCAACATGAGGGGAGAGGTAAAGAGCCTTTGGGGAGGAGTGGCGGTATTTAAGAACCGTTTTGCCTCTACAGACTTCGTTCCTTTCGGAGGAGACCTTAGGCTTTTAGCCAGTAAAATTCTTAAGTCCCAAGAAGAAGAACCGGTAGTAGTCCCCGGGAAGGGAAGAAAGGAGTGGATAAAGAGGGAGATACCGGACATTACTCCTTACCTTTTGCGCTTTGAGGAGAGAGCTCTAAAGCTCGGAAACAGGGAGGCAATGCTTCCGATAGGTTTCATAAAGCTAAACGAAGAGACCGGGAGCTCCCCCTGTGAAAAGTTAAAGGGTCAAGGAGTAGAGTGGATACTGAAAAGGGCGATAGAGGGTGACTCCAATGCCTTGACCTCCTTAGGCTTAATCCTTCTTACCTGTAAGAGTAGAGAACAGAGGAAAGAGGCTTTGGTTCTCCTTTCAGAGGGAGCTCTCTTAGGTAGCGCTCAGTCAAAGTACGTTCTCTTTCTCCTTCCCTTGCTTTCAGAAATTGACCAGAGGGAGATAGAAAGAGCTTTTAAGGAAGCTGTTAAAAGGGTAGAGAGCGGTTTCTTGGTGAACTGTGAACTCTGGAAGGAGGAGCTCTCTTGCTGCCCTAAGACCGTTAATCCACTCTTAAAGTCTAAGCTCCGTTCTTTCAGGAAGAGATTTCACGTATTAGGGGCTAAAAGTTGCTACGATTTCTTAAGTAAGGACATAAAGACGTTTACTAAAGAGGCCCTTGAGAACAAGCTAAAAAGGGTAAAGGGAAGAATAGAGAAAAAGAATGAGAGATTTGTAAGATTCTTCCAGTGGGAAGAGGAGCAGCTAAGGAGAGCTACAGAAGAGTATGAAAAAAACAGCACAGAAGCCCTTACCTTTTTTGAGAGGAACAGGGAGATAATTGAAACGTGGAATCTTGTCTTAAGAGACTCTGCCAAAAAGGATTTTGAGCTAATTAAACCTCTACTTGAGCAGAGAATCAGGGAAATAAACCTCTTCAGAACTGAGAAGATGAAGCTCAACGTAGAGAAAGAAATTAACCACTTCTGGAGGAAATACTTTGAGGGTGACTAA
- a CDS encoding alginate export family protein — MTKFFLLIFPLFTLCSVAKGDPLFVCPSQSSKEKRPLSFAKDFLSVEEFLRRTKPYRKERITVEFSPRQEETVEREKEVASVERETKKELLKYYLFLDGLSVGGMEIKGGCERRGKELTAKVGVRGSWPILESVRLFGDVYVGTGYQSYEETSRNKTWGDVRYFYLLAEPPYSGFRALVGRVPLVEERGFWFYNYVDGVRLEYRDSILSGFLFAGKRLGDSRISNTEERINLDGYAYLIGTLDYQYFYNHHLRFFFLREQRGDFGSSEVSVWSGVKEKESLNWVGLRLNGKFGRKRVRYYWLDVAYMWGKRGFAQVLEEECTAYKEVLSTSYRKVNGFGMEVGGKMVINNKGVGARVALGQGSNTPSEERAFYLPRLSTSREKLFGKNRVRYYGELANPDLNNLVIFSLFGGYRFLPKNWLEFNLLKYLRYDSSGGTSFSRYFVAPKSGSKDLGYEIDLMLDGELTTGKSRWRYLLTGSLFVAGGAFDGQLDRDKVYAVSLRLKRYW, encoded by the coding sequence GTGACTAAGTTCTTCCTGCTAATCTTTCCTCTTTTTACCCTCTGTTCTGTTGCTAAGGGTGACCCCCTTTTTGTCTGTCCCAGCCAGAGTTCAAAGGAAAAGCGCCCTCTCTCTTTCGCAAAGGACTTCCTCTCAGTAGAAGAGTTTCTAAGGAGGACAAAACCTTACAGGAAAGAAAGGATTACCGTTGAATTCAGCCCCAGACAGGAAGAAACGGTGGAGAGGGAAAAGGAAGTCGCCAGTGTAGAAAGGGAAACTAAGAAGGAGCTCCTTAAATACTACCTCTTCCTTGACGGTCTTTCAGTTGGCGGGATGGAAATTAAAGGTGGGTGTGAAAGGCGCGGGAAGGAGCTAACCGCAAAGGTAGGAGTGAGGGGGTCTTGGCCTATTCTTGAGTCGGTTAGACTCTTTGGTGACGTTTACGTAGGAACAGGCTATCAGTCCTACGAGGAAACAAGCAGGAACAAAACTTGGGGAGACGTCAGATACTTCTACCTTTTGGCCGAGCCTCCCTACTCCGGCTTCCGTGCTCTTGTTGGAAGGGTTCCTCTGGTTGAGGAAAGAGGCTTCTGGTTCTACAACTACGTTGACGGAGTTAGGCTGGAGTATAGGGACTCCATTCTAAGTGGTTTCCTCTTTGCAGGGAAGAGACTTGGCGATTCAAGGATAAGTAACACTGAGGAGAGAATAAACTTGGACGGCTACGCCTACCTCATAGGAACTCTTGACTACCAGTACTTCTACAACCACCACTTGAGGTTCTTTTTCCTGCGAGAGCAGAGGGGAGATTTTGGAAGTTCTGAAGTTTCGGTCTGGAGCGGAGTTAAGGAAAAGGAAAGTTTAAACTGGGTAGGTCTTAGGCTGAACGGTAAATTTGGAAGGAAGAGAGTTCGCTACTACTGGCTTGACGTGGCCTACATGTGGGGAAAAAGGGGGTTTGCGCAAGTGCTTGAAGAGGAGTGCACCGCCTACAAGGAGGTCCTCTCAACCTCCTACCGCAAGGTGAACGGTTTTGGAATGGAAGTTGGCGGTAAAATGGTTATAAACAATAAAGGTGTCGGTGCAAGGGTAGCACTCGGACAGGGAAGTAATACTCCTTCAGAAGAAAGGGCCTTCTACCTTCCGAGACTTTCCACTTCCAGAGAAAAGCTCTTTGGTAAGAACAGAGTTCGCTACTACGGAGAACTTGCAAATCCTGACCTGAATAACTTAGTAATTTTTTCCCTCTTTGGAGGCTACAGGTTTCTTCCAAAGAACTGGCTGGAGTTTAACCTATTAAAGTACCTCCGCTACGATTCCTCAGGAGGTACTTCCTTTTCCCGTTACTTTGTAGCTCCAAAGAGCGGAAGCAAGGACCTTGGCTACGAGATTGACCTGATGCTTGACGGTGAACTTACAACGGGAAAGAGCAGGTGGAGGTACCTTTTAACCGGAAGCCTCTTTGTAGCCGGAGGGGCTTTTGACGGTCAGCTTGACAGGGATAAAGTCTACGCCGTTTCTCTCCGTTTAAAGAGGTACTGGTGA
- a CDS encoding tetratricopeptide repeat protein, which yields MRKKFLLLTVSLAVGSILLASCASLERAKLYYSAGKTEEARKELEPLVKRGFPEAYYLMGKLIAEGKLPNSKREDAAYYYEKAYELGYLKAGKALGYLYKSLGDHERALKWLKRASENGDLPAKVALLKLKLTLGRIEEGEIRELLELTKDNPKVLVDVGSHYLKLGKDDLAEKYFKEAYSRGVTLAGLRLAKVYLRTGRESEAEGLLREVYRKTGEKEAALLLGKIYEKRARELKFTFCPLEKAGTAKDYFLLRLGLKRDRELLFRRAQEWYERAFPSLEAEYRYKRIEWTLKGERCKDLEIIHLFAEKGVKAALLDLRRCEESPKRSKAKELLEEGNLEEACTLGSSSAEIELALEKERENPELAGAVFYYYAKEKRVPKAMFALSELYFKYGNEEEGLKWLKEAARQKYVPAVRRLALYLLEHGNEREAVKHFRFLEEKGYCSASLRLGAIYEGDYGNELVDFDKALHHYKVALSRNCTEAYYRAAKLLFTIGRPEEAFRLARKYLLLSSEEKNRVKAFVLLSKVELLAGRLKESAKYMEMAIEGGYVPGYRELRVLLPYLRKELLLRNRVIGRVYFLLAKEFVQTDFELGFCLAYKATLAGAPQAASFLFRLGAKVDSEEKALFLRKVDSSPETCGKVIEKKKMAILQKITTYDSSSVSDAQ from the coding sequence ATGAGGAAGAAGTTTCTTTTACTGACAGTTTCCTTAGCGGTTGGAAGTATTCTTTTGGCTTCGTGTGCAAGCTTGGAGAGGGCTAAGCTTTACTACTCTGCAGGAAAGACAGAAGAAGCAAGGAAAGAGTTAGAACCCTTAGTCAAGCGCGGTTTTCCAGAGGCTTACTACTTAATGGGGAAACTTATAGCGGAAGGAAAACTGCCAAACTCCAAAAGAGAAGATGCTGCTTATTACTACGAAAAGGCCTATGAGCTTGGTTACCTGAAAGCTGGAAAGGCCCTCGGTTACCTCTACAAGAGCTTGGGAGACCACGAAAGAGCCTTAAAGTGGCTAAAAAGGGCCTCAGAAAACGGAGACTTACCAGCAAAAGTTGCCCTTTTAAAGCTGAAACTCACCTTGGGGAGGATAGAGGAGGGGGAGATAAGAGAGCTCCTTGAGCTGACCAAGGATAACCCCAAGGTTCTCGTTGACGTGGGAAGTCACTATTTAAAACTTGGAAAAGATGACTTAGCGGAAAAGTACTTTAAGGAGGCTTACTCCCGTGGAGTCACTTTGGCTGGTTTGAGGCTTGCAAAGGTTTACCTCCGTACCGGTCGTGAAAGTGAGGCGGAAGGTCTCCTAAGGGAGGTCTACCGTAAAACGGGTGAAAAGGAAGCAGCGCTGCTTCTTGGGAAAATCTATGAGAAGAGAGCACGGGAGCTGAAATTTACGTTTTGTCCGTTAGAAAAGGCAGGCACTGCTAAGGATTACTTTCTTCTCAGGCTGGGACTCAAAAGAGATAGGGAGCTCCTCTTCCGAAGGGCTCAGGAGTGGTACGAAAGGGCTTTCCCAAGCCTTGAGGCAGAGTATAGGTATAAGAGGATTGAATGGACGCTAAAAGGTGAACGCTGTAAGGACTTGGAGATTATCCATCTTTTTGCCGAAAAGGGGGTAAAGGCAGCCCTTTTAGACCTTAGAAGGTGTGAAGAAAGTCCAAAAAGGTCTAAGGCTAAGGAACTTTTAGAGGAAGGAAATTTGGAGGAAGCTTGTACTCTGGGGAGCTCTTCGGCAGAGATAGAACTTGCCCTTGAGAAAGAAAGAGAAAACCCCGAGCTGGCCGGTGCAGTTTTCTACTACTACGCAAAGGAAAAAAGAGTGCCAAAGGCGATGTTTGCCCTTTCGGAGCTCTACTTTAAGTACGGAAATGAGGAAGAAGGGTTAAAGTGGCTTAAGGAAGCAGCAAGGCAGAAATACGTTCCGGCTGTTAGGAGGCTGGCGCTCTACCTTTTGGAGCACGGAAACGAAAGGGAGGCTGTTAAACACTTCCGATTCCTTGAGGAGAAAGGATACTGCTCAGCATCTTTAAGGCTTGGAGCAATTTACGAGGGAGACTACGGGAACGAGCTTGTAGATTTTGATAAAGCCCTTCACCACTACAAGGTTGCCCTTTCAAGGAACTGTACCGAGGCCTACTACAGGGCTGCCAAGCTCCTCTTTACTATCGGACGTCCAGAAGAGGCCTTTAGACTTGCTAGGAAGTACCTCCTCTTAAGCAGTGAAGAAAAGAATAGGGTTAAGGCTTTTGTCCTACTCTCAAAAGTAGAACTCTTGGCTGGCAGATTGAAAGAGTCTGCCAAGTATATGGAGATGGCAATTGAAGGGGGATACGTTCCGGGCTACAGGGAGCTAAGAGTTCTTCTACCTTACTTAAGGAAAGAACTGCTTTTAAGGAATAGAGTAATAGGTAGAGTTTACTTCTTACTGGCCAAGGAGTTTGTGCAGACCGATTTTGAGTTGGGCTTTTGCTTGGCTTACAAGGCTACACTGGCGGGAGCTCCACAGGCAGCTTCTTTCCTCTTTAGACTTGGAGCAAAAGTTGACTCTGAAGAGAAAGCCCTCTTCCTTAGAAAAGTTGATTCAAGCCCCGAAACCTGCGGCAAGGTAATTGAGAAAAAGAAGATGGCTATACTACAGAAGATTACAACCTACGACTCTAGTAGCGTGTCTGACGCTCAGTAG
- a CDS encoding tyrosine-type recombinase/integrase, producing MKLSQAVELFLRFKSKELAPRTLKEYRSDLELFKKIVGDREVESIKTADLMLFRTSLECSPSLINRRISALNTFFNFLVDMEVIRSNPVKPSLRIKKVKQKVPEALTHEEVEKVLEAAKKRSYRDYLIIKTILYCGLRVSELLSLTPENIVEVKGRKVLRIVGKGNKERFVPLPGSLAEELMELSKKVESKRLFPLSYQGIRYIFNKLQEETGIRLHPHKLRHTFATILVDRGVDIRVIQAFLGHASPITSARYAKVRDEVMFKVVEEIFSD from the coding sequence ATGAAGCTGAGTCAGGCAGTAGAGCTCTTCCTCCGATTCAAATCAAAGGAACTTGCCCCGAGAACTCTAAAAGAGTATAGGAGTGACCTAGAACTCTTTAAGAAGATAGTTGGAGACAGGGAAGTTGAGTCTATAAAGACTGCGGACCTCATGCTTTTTAGGACATCCCTTGAGTGTAGCCCTTCCCTCATAAACCGTAGAATTTCTGCACTAAACACTTTTTTTAACTTTCTCGTTGACATGGAGGTAATAAGGAGCAACCCGGTTAAACCTTCTCTGAGAATAAAGAAGGTTAAGCAGAAAGTTCCAGAGGCTCTTACCCACGAGGAAGTAGAAAAGGTTCTTGAAGCTGCTAAGAAGAGAAGCTACCGCGATTACCTCATAATAAAGACTATCCTTTACTGTGGGCTTCGGGTTTCGGAGCTCCTATCTCTCACGCCAGAAAACATAGTTGAAGTAAAGGGAAGGAAGGTTCTAAGGATAGTTGGAAAGGGAAACAAAGAAAGGTTTGTCCCCCTACCCGGTAGCCTTGCAGAGGAGCTAATGGAGCTCTCTAAAAAAGTAGAAAGTAAGAGACTCTTTCCTCTCTCCTATCAGGGAATTAGATACATCTTCAATAAACTTCAGGAAGAAACCGGCATTAGGCTACACCCCCACAAACTAAGACACACCTTCGCAACCATCTTAGTAGACAGGGGAGTTGACATCCGCGTCATTCAGGCCTTCCTCGGCCACGCCTCTCCCATTACCTCAGCAAGGTACGCCAAAGTCAGAGACGAAGTCATGTTTAAAGTAGTTGAAGAGATTTTCAGCGACTGA